The sequence below is a genomic window from Schistocerca gregaria isolate iqSchGreg1 chromosome 5, iqSchGreg1.2, whole genome shotgun sequence.
CGGCCAGTCGCTAGTGTAGGTATAAAACATCAAGTTTTTATTTTAGTGTTCAATTACATGTTAATTAGAAAGGAATGAACGAATTCTATGCCCTCGATTTGCTAAAATGAACCTCTTAGAATGGTATACGTTCTTGTGTTTCTAGCTTACTATGCATACATCAGTTCACTCAGATGGTCGCTTCTTTATTTATATGGCGCCTGATCATGAGTTCGATTCTTACAGCTCATAGCAAATTCTTGTTGATGTCCATGAACACTGTAGAAATGCAGTTTCCAAGTCCGTCCACATTTCCTTGCAATTCTTGCTCTCGTTTTAGGAAATAATTACAAAAGACAAGATCTAGAAGGATTAAGAGGCGATTCTACTTTACAGGTGAGTCCATATAGCTTTTTCCGATTGTTAACTCCAGATACGTCTCGGACAAACACAATCTCGTTTAGTTAAACGTAGTCTTTTAGCTATACACGGCGAAACGGGTATAAACACAGATGTTTTAATATGTGCTACCTTAATATATACTTACATCAGTCTGTTGGCTATTTCTTCTTTGCgctgaacagtcatcatacaaacaCGTCAGAAACCTTATGACCTGATAGGGCTCTTTAAAAGACTCACATCATAATTAGTAAAGAAAAGAAAGTGCATAaactaagttttgtataaatgtaaaaataaaaaactttcagtTCATTGCAGACATTGGCCGCTTCTCGCAAAACCAAGATTAGTTCgttcaaaaaaggaaatattttctttaattcaaagctttcttttaattaatttcaaTGCGGAAAAGATATCCTacagtaattttttaatgtgaaaacacgAAATATAGTCCCTGAGATTACGTTTACGTTTTTGTTTCCATGAAAGCTCCACCTAGACATCAACAGACTCAAAAAGCGTTTTACGCAATCCTATATTAACAAGGCGGTGAGTGGCTTGCTGCTAAATAATTAGTGCTCAGAAAACTATTTTTCGAAAGTATAGATTCCGATCTTCCATATTATCATCATTCTTCCTTATGTCCGCTCCGCCAAATAAGTGCTCTATTCAAGCTCCTCCCTGGCGTAAATATCAGTAAAGTTAGGAGTAAACTCTTTCTTACGCTCTTTTCGGCACATTCGTAGGTATACATTAGACGGTGTCCGGACCTGGGCGGTAGCGGTACAAATGGAGCCCAACTTGTGGGGCCTGAACTGAAGAAATATTTCTGATCAGTATTCAACTTACAGACTACAAATATTGCTGTACTGACTGCaatattaattgaaaaattaataatGCCAGATTATACAGTatttatgtacgagggttggaacttagtggcaactatttgttaacAACCGATACAAAtgatttacatgtttgcacctgttactgttcttcaaaatagtcaccagcgttgtgtaaaacccattgccagagatgtggaaaggGTACTATACtggtagcagagcctgttctgatgATAGCGCGAATTGAGCGgtataaagttatggtgattctcgtgtacgactgtgatggtggtatcctaacgcattacgttcctccacggcagaccgtcaatgcaaagtattactgttcgtttttggagcttcacctgcgaccagctttgcgaaagaagcggcgacactttctgtgcgaCCCACCCATcagtttgcacgacaatgtgcgagCGCATACAGCGCCAGCTGTGTCTGCTCGTTTCGGTCGATGGGACTTggaagtactgtactatccaccatactccccggacttaggtccttgtgactttgatttgattccgaacatgaaggaaccacttcgtggcattctcttcagaactgttccagagatttgataGGCAGTAAACCGCTAtactcgcaccatcaacagaattggctctgctaacggtatactacgccttccacatcactagcATCGGGTGCTATACAACGGTGGTGACTCCTttgaggacagtaacagatgcaaacatttaactcttttgtataggttgtgaatgagtagttgccactatttaagttccaaccctcgtatgtataaTAACAATTTCATACAGTGTGCAATACTGTGAATGTTCTGATCCATTACTgagcacaaaaaataaataacccgAGCTGTTGGACTGGGACAAACTGCAGCTGCCATAAAATTATTCTAAGTAATAGACGTCGCAACCTTGATGTGGGGACACGAATAACAGAGATTGCTTACGAAGGTAAGGATGTGACTGCATGAGCTCCCAAGTTCTGTATTAGAATCATTAGGTAACTGGGGACCAAGCAGAGTGCTTACTGATTAAATAAAGAGTGATATTCAGTAATTCGACTAGTACAACCGGCTACATAAGTTTAATAAAGGTGTTGGGTTGATTACCGTGCTAAAGTTCAAGTGAAGAGCGTATTAGAAGCAGGGCGTGCGGAAAATGAAAAATCGATAATTAATCAGTTTAAAACGATAGACACAGCAGAAAGCttggaaagggaaaggaaagaagtggAAAGTGAAGAACGTTTAGTCGGTCGACTAAACCAGATTTTAGATAAACGAGATAAAGTCATCGTCTCACATCTTAAGGGCGAAATAGATGGTCTGCATGAGCAAGTTTCCGGATTGGTAGAAGAAAACCAAGGTATTACAACGAAAGTCCAGAAGCTTGACGACAAAATAACCGAACTTGACAGAGCGCAACAAGCACTGGAGGATCAGACGAAACCGCTAGTCAAAAATTTAGATCAAATAGCTGACAGTGTAGAAGTAAAAATAGAACAAGAAGTAACGAATGCGTTACAGAGATTAAATGTAGTGGGAGAGCCAGGACTCCAACACGCACTTAAACCGTGAATTAAGTGAGATGAAGCAGCGCACTTCCGCTTTAGAAAGGGAAAGTGGTCGTAGGGAATGTGACAGCCCACCACATGTTAGTACTCGGTACGGAAAGGTACCTGTGAATATGTCAAATGGTGAGCGGTTGGCTTGTGATAACGCCAAGCAGTATAGCCCATGCAGTTATCAGAGTATTGTTGGTGTGACAGATGTGGGTGTGGTACCCACTGCCGCACAAGTAAAACTTGAGGAGTCGCTTATTAAGCACAGGCAGTTCCAAATAGTCACTGAGGAACGGAAGTCAATCCATCCATTGTTACTTACCAAGAGTTTTAGGAATGTTTTACCTCTTTCGTGGACGGAGAAACAGAAACAACTATTTGTGATTTCCTTTATAAACGGAGATGCAGTTGTCTGGGCAATGGAGGCTGCAGAGAATTGACAGGTTTACTCACACTTCGAGAAGATGTTTTTAGCTCGCTTCTGGTTGTCATGTGTACAAGAACGACTCAGAAAGCAGGTCTACAGCCACGAGCTCTACAATCCCCGCCAAGGGAATCTTCCAAAATACTTCGAAAGATATTTAAACGAGACACGATACAGGGATCAACCCATTCTCCCGAGAGATGTATTGCCTATGTTATAGGGCAAGCTACTAATTTCAATTATGGAAAAGCAGGTCTACAGCCACGAGCTCTACAATCCCCGCCAAGGGAATCTTCCAAAATACTTTGAAAGATATTTAAACGAGACACGATACAGGGATCAACCCATGCTCCCGAGAGATGTATTGCGTATGTTATAGGGCAAGCTACTAATTTCAATTATGGAAAACGTCTTTCGTGTGCCCGATACGAACCTCGACAATTTATGGCCTAATACAAGAAGATGCCAGGGAAAACGAATTTCGGAATGGTGGGCTAGGATCGAGCAGTAGTAACAATAATCAAAGAAATCCGAATGCgaacagacccagaaaaggtggacAGAGAAGAGAAAGTGATTACCTCGCCGACCACAGTTGCTACAAACAAAATTGTCTCTGTTTTTCGGCTGACTACCAATACAATGGAAGTAGTATCCGTTCCCAGAATAAAAACGGAAACAGAAATTTTGATAGGGAACGCAGGGACGAAGGAAATTTTATCACTTCCTTTGCTAACAAAAATATGCGAACTGGAAATGAGCAGTGGCACAAATCTGGCCCTGCAAATTGGCAGAGACAGCACGCTTCCGACGACCGGAACGTGGCAGTGAATAACATAAACGTTATACCAATGCCGCCGCCACCTACGCAGCAGCATTGGACACCACAACCGCTATATGTGCCACAAAAGCAACAAAATGAAACAGTACGCAATGTGGATGTTCGGGCGCGGTAAACTCCTACCGACCTATGTAGCTCTTCCACATAGGGTCGGTATGGCACAGAAGAAGGCAGGCAAAGCGTGCAAGTATTCATGTTCAGATACAATGATGGTAAAAAACTCAGGGAGGAATTAATTGCTGAACCGAGACACACGGCAACAAAAGGATGAGTTAGTACAAGCCGCTTTTAAGGCTCATATAAACGGAATACCCGTAACTCTCATTACTGATACAAGAGCAATCCCTTCAGTTAAGGATCATGAATTTTATAAATGCGTGTACCAGGTTAAGACGCTGCCAGTTTTACCAAATCAAAACTGCAAAATTGTCGGGGCCATAAGTGGTCGAGTGCGGATCATTAAAAATCAGGCACTAAACATAGACAAAGAAGCGATGAAATACCCATTCTTGGTCGTCAGAAACTTAGCGGTATCCTGTATCCTGGGTTTCGATACGTTGCGTCAGAGGAACGCATAGGTAGACCACTCTCGTGTGACATGCACCTTACAGAACCACAATATGGTTGTTGAACTAGCACTGATAACAACTGCTGCCATGTATAATAACTACTGTAGGCAGGTTTAGGTGGGCAGGTTTAGGTGGATATCTCTGACCCAAAAGTGCAGCGTGCAGCAAATGACTTCTACAAGGGGATACCTCATTTGAGTCAAAAGAAATAAGACAAGGTACTGAAGCAAAGGTGTCAGAATCGGGTAACCAAAAGAATGAACTGACTCACCTGCTAAACAAACATAGTCAGGTATTCTCCGAGAAATCTGGTATAATAAGTGGATACATTTATGACATGCAAATTAAACCGCATAATACGATACGTTTTGCCGCGCCACGTATTCGGTGCCATGGGCTAAAAAGCAAGCCGTATCTAAAGGAATTCAACACATGCTTAAATGGCAGATAACAGAACATTCGTTGTCGCCACATAGCAGCCCTCTGCTCGCAGACGCGGAAGCAGGTGGAAGTATGCGGTTAGTGCTGGATGCCCTAGACATAAACAAAATCATTATGCCTGTAAGAACCCGACCTGAGAAACGGTAGTGTAAGGTAGTTTGAATAGTTTGAGGTTCATTCTtgtatttttcttgtgtgtgtCTTGTAAATATGTGTCTAAATGTTTGTGTACATGAACGTTTATGTGTCTGTGTATGAAAGCAGGATGTCTGCATGAATACATGATAGAGAATATGAACAATGGCAACAAAAAGTGTATTACTAAAGAGGACAGTGCGCTTAGTTAgtataaattttgtaaaatcgCAATCTGAGTAAGGAACAATAGGCAATTTGCGTGATCCCTAGATGTCTAATTTGCACCTGCAAAACATAAACCAATGTCAAAAAATTTTAGAATACCCATAATAATAGAATTTCAAAACATAAGTATTTAAATTAAAATTCTATCACGGTGGAAGGTATAAATCCTTCATACGTTAGATACTTGGCAGTAATGTTCTCAGATCCTGTTCTCAGAAAGCAAAGTAAACACTAGAGGATGAATCAGTCTTGAGAGGAATTATGATTGTAAAATATACTGAACTGAAAAGTCTAGCTGACCAATTGGTCGAACGTTCTGGATGAGGGGACACTGGCTACATGAATCCTACGGAAATATAAAGGCTTTTATTGTAAGGGATGTACCATGTGTGCTGCATAATTAGCGACAGTAAAAGGTCAAAACCTTTTAACAAACAACAGACAAATACACGAACTGTGTAGGGGGGAAAAGCGGTGAGCACAGCCACACTAAGGAATAACTGTAATATGCAGAAAAGACTGTGAATCTGTGAATAGTGTGTAAATTTATGGCCAAAATCCGTAGCGTGTGGAAATGTCAAAGTATCAATGTGAAATTTCATGCACAAAGTAGTTATATGCAGTGTTCAAAACAATTGAAATAACACATGCATGAAGGTATTAGATGTACTGTCAAACTGCGGAATCTGCACACGGTAGTGAGTAACGTGAAAACACGCAACATCTGAATGCTTAAAGTGACAGGTGGACTaacatacaacagaaaataaaatggaACACGACGATTGTATGAAGCGCTAGGAAATGGAAGTGTTGTGATTGTGTGACGGGTGGTGTTGACAAGCTATGACCTGTGCATTCTGTTAAACTGTGAGATGGGAGAGGCCTAATCCTAAATGTTGtaaagtgctgcactagtgtcatcCAAGCCGAAGtacatacacaaacaacaagaatGTGAAATGACACGTGTGGCTGATGAGTGATTGTGAGAAAGCTGACGTGGGTGGACTTGTTTCATGCTTGCTACGGGATGGCGCGATGCCGTCCAACAGCTGATCAGCGCGCGGTGGGCGGGACCCGCTCCTATGACAACGATGCTCATCTGTCCAGCGTTCAGTGACCGGTGGCGGGAGGCGAGCTCCTGATCGTCTGCCCATCATTCCAGCAGCATCGAACAATAAAGTCAACCGACAATGAGCATTGTATTAGTCggttttaaaaattatgtgaacgaaaatgttttcgtggcatatgtATCCCCTAAATAGTAAGTCATATATGTAAAGTGGACGTACATTGAAAGTTGGTGCGCTAGAAATGTGAACGAACTTGTATGCCCGATAAAATGATTTAAATAGGCAACCTGTAAATATTGTGTAAGACTGTTTTCTGTAAACATGATCGCCTGCAGATCAAGGAAATCAAATGGTAACATCATTCACAATCAATACTAGCAGGAGTGTACACAGTTTGGAGACTCTGTGGGGATCTTTTAACCCGATATTTTACAGTTGCCCGTAACCTAAACAGGGGAGTAAATCTATTGTTTAGCGCGATTATTCAGTCATAGCCAGTTGTTTCCAATCGTCGCGTGGTGTAAGGGCGAAAGATAGAGCAATGCCCATAGTAGAAATAGTGGTAACCTTGTAAAACATACAAGCTAAGTTGTAACAAAATGAATGTAAATTACCAACGATTACAATATATATCTGTGTGTAAAAAGCATACGTGTGAGAAGTAACATGTGTTATTGTAAAGGTGGATAACTGATCGCAAACTGCAGGCGTTTATGGCCCATTCATACCAGGGGCACTTGTACTGATATGCGGTACAAAATATTGAATCGTGCAACGAGAGGTTGGACACAAAACGAAGTAAAATGATGattgtaaaactttaaattactgAAAATATCATGCGTGTAAttaactgtcagaaaggtcattttcaacgaaacgaaataataaaaaaggcGAACGATTCTATAAGATAACTGTATAGAATCTATGCAGCAATGTAATTCTTCTTTCACTCCCTGGTGCAAGACACAAAAAAGACCAGCGATATTACACACACCCTCTCTTCTAGTCTTGAAGAAAGCGCGCGCTACGGCGGCCATTTCACACTGTTAAGTTGTGAATTTTAAtgtggtctcgcggtagccttctcgcttcccgagcacgccggcacggtagctcagcgtgttcggtcagaaggttagctgtcctctgtaataaaaaactgactcAACGCCTCGACACTGATCTTtgacgggtgtcatgggacatccgcatcTAGCAAATACAGCGAACAAATTGAGAACAACAAAAGAAAGAGTATAGGGTCCCGGGATCGTTTCCTGGAGAGGTAAGGGATTTTCACGTGCTTCGAGATAACTGCGTGTTAATCACTGTAATTGATGCTAATTTTGCCTTTTTCATTCGTGTATATAGTGACCTTCACGCAGAAGTAAAAATAGGATTTATTTTCAAGGTTTTCAGTACGCTGGATAAACAATAAGAACGGCCGAACAGTCGACcattcttggcagacatcttgCGTATGAATAAATTCCATTATAATATCATTGCGTTCCGTCATCAACGGACGCTTTAAAAGACTCGCATCATAATTAGTAAAGAAGGGGAACTGCATAAACAAATTTATTCCgtattaaagtaaaaaataaaatctttcacaTCAGTACAGACATTAGCCACGTTTAGGCAAAACAATGATTATTTCGTTTAAAAAAGATAAAACTTTCTATAATGCAAAGATTTATTTTAACGAATTTCGCTACGGTAAAAATAtcctgcagcaatattctaatatgaTAACTCGAAATATAATCCTTGAGATTACGTTTTGGTCTCTATGAACGCTCCACGTAGACATCAATTTCAACAGATTCTAAAGGCGCCTCGTGCTATCCTATTTTAGCAAGGCGGTGAGTCGTgtgctgttaaataatcagatctcAGAGAACTATTTTACGAAAGTATAGATTCCGGTCCCCAATATTATAATCGTTCTTTCTTGTGTCCGCTCCACCAAATAAGTGCTCTATTCACGCTCTTGCCGGACACAAATATCAATAAAATTAGGCATTAAGATATATCATCTTTTCGTCACATTCGTTGAGGACACTGTAAGTATACTGGAGACGGTGTCCGGACCTGGGCGGTACCGATACATGGTGTTTACAGCATGCCGTAATGTAACACTAAGTGGACTATACttctcagtatagactaaccgtttagtCCACGTGTCCACATTCAATAACTGATCAGTTGTCCAGAGGAAAATACATATTAATCGTTTGCTCCTTCCATACGTATCTGTAGGTGCTAAAAAACATAAAAACCTACCACTTGTAATAGGTATAATTGTTTGTCAGCAAATAACGTAAATACAGATGTAATGTCTTTCAGCACAACATATGTACCTGTTATACCTTGTACTGTACTGATACATTGACAGAAATGAAACCAAGAAGTGAAAGCACATAGAGCACAATGTAGTTAATGAGAAATTTCATTTTACCAACCAGAAAAGCTTAatttactatatacactcctggaaatggaaaaaagaacacattgacaccggtgtgtcagacccaccatacttgctcctgacactgcgagagggctgtacaagcaatgatcacacgcacggcacagcgacacaccaggaaccgcggtgttggccgtcgaatggcgctagctgcgcagcatttgtgcaccgccgccatcagtgtcagccagtttgccgtggcatacggagctccatcgcagtctttaacactggtagcattccgcgacagcgtggacgtgaaccgtatgtgcagttgacggactttgagcgagggcgtatagtgggcatgcgggaggccgggtggacgtaccgccgaattgctcaacacgtggggcgtgaggtctcaacagtacatcgatgttgtcgcaagtggtcggcggaaggtgcacgggcccgtcacctgggactggaccgcagcgacgcacggatgcacgccaagaccgtaggaacctacgcagtgccgtaggggaccgcaccgccacttcccagcaaattagggacactgttgctcctggggtatcggcgaggaccattcgcaaccgtctccatgaagctgggctatggtcccgcacaccgttaggccgtcttccgtccacgccccaacatcgtgcagcccgcctccagtggtgtcgcgacaggcgtgaatggagggacgaatggagacgtgtcgtcttcagcgatgagagtcgcttctgccttggtgccaatgatggtcgtatacgtgtttggcgccgtgcaggtgagcgccacaatcaggagtgcatacgaccgaggcaaacagagccaacacccggcatcatggtgtggggagcgatctcctacactggcagtacacctctggtgatcgtcgaggggacactgaatagtgcacggtacatccaaaccgtcatcgaatccatgttctaccagtcctagaccggcaagggaacttgctgttccaacaggacaatgcacgtccgcatgtatcccgtgccacccaacgtgctctagaaggtgtaagtcaactaccctggccagcaagatctccggatctgtcccccattgagcatgtttggatgaagcgtcgtctcacgcggtctgcacgcccagcacgaacgctggtccaactgagacgccaggtggaaatggcatctcaagccgttccacaggactacatccagcatctctacgatcgtctccatgggagaatagcagcctgcattgctgcgaaaggtggatatacactgtactagtgccgacattgtgcatgctctgttgcctgtgtctatgtgcctgtggttctgtcagtgtgatcatgtgatgtatctgaccccaggaatgtgtcaataaagtttccccttcctgggacaatgaattcacggtgttcttatttcaatttccaggagtgtatttcaggaatTAGGACACCTCCATTTAATTTCTGTCAGACATTGTTTCATTTTTGACTTCGACATGTTGCCTAACGTGTGTCAGATGAAAAGTAAGATCTCGTAAACAcgaattacaaaattagatacgccGTGTGACACACGAAGTCATTCTCCACTTCTTTATGACATTTTAGTGCACTATAGCGACACTAATTGTGTTGCGGTTGTCAATTACATATCTCTCGCAGTACAAGTTCTGCTGTATTCCCCAGACACCGATTTTCCACTGTCTGGTGTGTTGTGATTCATATGTTGTCAGCAAGAAACTCAAAAACAGGAAGTCTACCAGTGCGTTATTATCCAGCAGAGGAGGTGAAGAAATTCCCAGTAAGTCGTCACGGTGACGCCGTTTCTGAGAAGTGAAGCAGCTGTCTGCCAAACACGCTACCAGCTCTGAGAAAGGACCACGTGCGTGGATCACTCGAGGTCACCGCTGCTACCTATCCCTGTGACGTCACGCGCTGGCAGGTATATATTACACCGCCGTATCTGTGTTCGGCACATCGCTAGACAGCCACAGTCGATAACCTTTCCCAACAGCCACGATGCAGAAGAGTACTCTCGCCTTGTTTTTGGCGTGCCTTGTGGCGGCTGCTGCCGCGTACACCACCAAGTATGACAATATCGACTTGGACGACGTCCTGCATAACGACCGCCTCCTCAAGAAGTACCACGAGTGCCTCCTCTCTGACAGCGACGCCTCCTGCACCCCTGACGGGAAGGAGCTCAAGGGTGAGTGTAGTTCTTCTAGTCAAAATGTATGACAATTAGTGCATGGCCATCATCTTTCTGCTTCTCCTCTAAATTCTTTCCGCCTCTACGAATTTGTTTCAGTAAGTTTAAGAATGTATCTCTTACATCCTCTCGCATTTCATATCACCTTGTGCACCAAAATCTGTGAAGCGTCAGTTTCACCTTTTCTCCAGACCGACAGCCATGGATTTTTTGCTTACGTTTCTCGTTTTATCGAAAGAAAAAGGTAACATTAGTGCTAACGTTGTTTACTTACATCTTTGCTTGCTAAAATCTCTCTTGTTTAGACACATTTGAGAAGATGTTAGTAGCGTACATCGCTTTCAGTACTCTATGAATTCCCACTTTAGAGCTATCTACACACTTCTTCCATGTAGTTTGATCATTAACATCCTGCTTCTTAAGTAGCATGCCAGTAGCTTCATCATTTCTCCATGTTACTCTTTATATTGCGCTGATTTCTTCTCATTCCTTTTCTCCTTAATTCTTGCATATGTTAACATGAGTATTTCTTGGTCTGCATTTGTTATTTCCTCAGATTATAACGTTTTCCTACAAATTAAGTATCACGTCCCTGGACATGTTACTTTTTAACAAATTATCTGTAGATACAagatatcacgagaaagaaaatctGTTATCTAGAATTCGCACAATCTACTTCGAGTTTGTACCTGGAATCACAACTTCTAGCTCCTGTAATGGAGAAACAGTTTTCTACTTCATTGACTTCCAATTACACAGCCCCTCTACTGAAAACTCAAAACTACTTATTAGCAAAATTACACCTTATTTGACTGCTTAGATTCGCAAGAGGTACATTATATTCAATTGACTAGTGAAGATGTTCTTAATATTACCTGACACTAGCAATTGCAGCTTACAGAATTTTCCATTACCATGGTCATGAATAAACCACTGGATGTTCACTAAGtgccactaaattaaaaaaaaataacttcGAAATTATTAGTGTTAGAAGATAGTGGTTTATTATAGATCGTTTAGCAGGTCTCAAACTATTTCAGTGTGTGCCCCATTCAACGCGCGTAGAATATCTAGGCAATGTTATAGGCCTGCCCCTGCGTGGCCGAATATTGCAGCATCAACAGTTCTGTTTCCTTTAGTGATTAGTGCACAAAGAGTAGCAGTATTATTGGTTGATGTTTACATGCATCGTTAACACAACCCTACAAAATGAAGCATAGTTGCAGGACATGAGGAGAGCCCTGGAGCACTTAGGGGGACCATCACGATCCACCCACTTCTCAGAAATGTATCCTTCAGCGCATCCCGCATTCAGCACGTCACACTTTCAATCACCAAGTTTTGGTTCACCCCATCATGCTGGAAGATGATGTACATCTGCACTTGTAGTCTGTCAACACACGCTTGATGCTCTGAAGGACGTCCTCTCTCACACTGACTTTCATTTTAAGGGTTTTGAATCATCTCGCTTTCTTTTACCTGTGGCACCATCACTTGCTGATACCGATAATTTAATTAGGCACTACCTTTGTATTCTGCCTGCCACATGACACATTGAGCCTTCTCCTCGTACATTGCCATTTTGATACACTCCAAATAAGATTTTCTACAAAAGGCAAAGATAAAACTTTAGCAAGTGCTTAACGTGTTGCAACAAACGACTATTCTCTATTTCTTAAAGTTTCCAAGTTGTGGTGTTTTGAAATGATAACGAGGTTTTTTGGACATCCTCTATATTAGCAAGACAATCAAATTTACCGATTTCTCGTAATATTAGTTAGTGAATCAAAGAGTGAATAATTCCGGTTTACTGTTTGAAGAAAGCAGCGAAAACAACACGCGTAAAACAGCAACATTCATTTTTATTGAACGTGACTGATTTACTATTGTAACGATTGAGTTGATTGTTAGGGTATGTAATATTTATTCAGTAGCACATTCTTTGGTTAATTACAGCTTGATTATGACAATGAGGATTATACGCACAATGATTTATATCCTAATTAATTAGAAGTCCCATTGTTTCATACGTTAAACGTTATAAGCTCCACTGTACTGTATATCAGATGTAGATTCTcacaaatcatttcatttcatagtatttTGGTAGACGCTATTTTTTTGACTGTATTCCGTGTCTGTTAACAGCCGCCATTCCTGATGCACTGACCGACGACTGCGCCAAGTGCAACGAGAAGCAGAAGGCCGGAGCGGAGAAGGTGATCAGGTTCCTCATCAAGGAGAAGCCCGACCTGTGGGCGCCGCTGGAGAACAAGTACGACCCCACCGGCACCTACAGGCAGAAGTACGGCGAGGAACTCAAGAGGGTCTCCGCCTAAACACCGGGACGCCTTTGCCGCTGCACTGTGATAGCTCTAAGGAACTCACAAGGCTGGGTCTCATGTGATACCACCAAAGAActgtaatttatttcataattgtTGATGATAGTTGTGTGGCACGTCTTATAAAATAAAAGTCTGTTAATCAGAGGGGCTTTGGTATTTCTTCTAAAATTAAAAACGTACGGTAAACGGAAGATC
It includes:
- the LOC126273030 gene encoding allergen Tha p 1-like, which encodes MQKSTLALFLACLVAAAAAYTTKYDNIDLDDVLHNDRLLKKYHECLLSDSDASCTPDGKELKAAIPDALTDDCAKCNEKQKAGAEKVIRFLIKEKPDLWAPLENKYDPTGTYRQKYGEELKRVSA